The DNA window AGGCTTCCTCGGCGGGAAAGACGTTTCGTCGGAGACCCGCAATCAATTTGCCGCCCGGTGCATCGTCCGGAATGCCTTCCACGAACCGGCCACGAATCGGGTGCTGTGGCACGTGGGTGTGAATGTCGATCAGCGGCGGCAGCAGGACACCGTCGCTCATCCTCGCGGGAGGTGCGTCGCTCCCCAACTGTGATCGCAGCGCCGGCCAGTCACCGGCGAACAGCAGTACGCCTGAAGCATCACCGGCGAGAACACCATCGCGGTAGAAGTCGACAGAGCCGCCGTCGCGGGGGATCAGGAGCGGACCTCGGACGATTTGCTGTAGCACGCCCGTATGGTAAGCGGGCAGGTGGCGGCCGTCTTGCGAAGCGTTCGGCATGGTGCAACAGCGATTGCCCATGCGACACGAGCGCAATTCTTTCCCATTTCATCCGGGAATCGCATCTGCCGGATAACAATCGCTTCGATTCCTCAGCCGGATAGAATGCGATGCAGATGACGCTGCGGCAGAAGATTTCCTGGCAGGTCGGCGCGACGCTTTTCGGGCTTTTGCTCGTCAGCGCCGCGAGCCTTTGGGGCATCAACGGTTTGCATCAGGACTACGGCGTCGCCCTCGACGGCTACCAACGGCTTCGCCAAGCGTATGTCGCCGGCACCCACCTGCAGACGGCGCAAAAGCTTCTGCAATGGCCGCACCCGCAATCGATCGCTGCCGCGCGTTCGGAAGTCTCGGCCGCGATCACGAGTTTTGCGCTGAGTGATGAGTCGGCCGGCCCGGGTGTGGCGTCTCCCCGCACGCTCCCGCCGGTCGTCAGCGATGACCCCGCGACCGGCGACATCCGCCGATCCCTGCAAACGATTGCAGGCAACCTCGAACTGCTCGAGCAATCGACGCAAGGCGCACCGGCCGAGGCCGTGGCGATGCAACGGGACGCGATCGTCGCACAGTTGGGGAAGATCGCCCTGCTGTCGTCGGGAATCCGTAAATCGACAGAACTGGCTCAGGAGGCAGCGGCGACCAAACGGCAGGCCACATTTGCGCTGGTTGGCGGTTTGTGCGGGCTGGTCGTCTTTCTGGCAATCGTTCTGGGCGTGCTGCACTACCGCGGCGTCATGAACCCGATCCGACGGTTGACCGCCGGCGTACATCAGTTGACCGCCGGCGAGTTCAAAGGCCGGGTCGACGCCCGCGGCCGCGACGAACTGGCTTCGCTCGCCAATGACTTCAATCAGATGGCCGCCGAGCTCGACGGTTTCTATCACGAGCTTGAACGCAAGGTCGCCGAGAAGAGCAAGGAGCTCATTCGCTCCGAGCGCCTGGCGAGCGTTGGTTATCTGGCCGCCGGCGTGGCGCACGAGATCAACAACCCGCTCGGCATCATTTCCGGCTATGCCGAGTACTCGATCGCGGCGATCGGCAAGTTCGAGCCTTCGTCCGATGCCGGCCACACCGCCGACGTCGCCAAGTCCTTGCAGATCATTTGTGACGAAGCATTCCGGTGCAAACAGATCACACAGAAGCTGCTGTCCCTGGCCCGCGGCGGTGATGACGCGCGCCAGCCCGTCAGCCTGCTCGAGACGGCCCGCGAGGTGGCGAGCATCATCGGGGGGCTGCGAGAGCATCGCGACAAACGTGTGGTGGTGATCGCCGATTCTGACGAGGGAATCGCCCCTGATCCGCTCGCGTCGGTCACCCGCGTGGGCGACGCCGAAGGCCTCGTCATGGCCGTCGAGCAGGAAATGAAACAGGTGCTGCTGAACCTCGCAGTGAACGCTCTCGAAGCGGTCGCATCCGGGTCGGGCGAGGTGCGGATTGAGGTTCGCGAGGCGCCCAACGGGTTCGTCGAACTGAGCGTCATCGACAACGGCAGGGGTATGACGCCCGAAACGCTGGACCGTGTCTTCGAGCCGTTCTTCACGCAGAAGCGCGGCCGGGGAGATGACGGCTGCGGACTCGGCACCGGACTGGGGTTGTCCATCAGCCATGCCATCGTGCAAAACCACGGCGGCACGCTGACCGCCGAGAGCAAGGGCCTCGGCCTTGGCAGCAGGATGATCGTCCGGCTGCCGGCGATCCATGGTGCTGCGGTGCCCGCCGCACCGGTCGCGTCCGGGCGGACGACCGTATAGAGTCTTCCGAAGCATGTATTACGTCCTTGGCATCGTTCTTGCCGTCATGTGCGCCGCCGTCGGCATCCTTGCACTCGGTCTCATCGGCTACGAGCTGCTCTGGCTCGCCGGGATGCGCGGCTACACCCGCCGGCGTCTGCAGTTGGCGGGGCTAGTTTTCGCGTTGCCGGCCGGCCTGGCCGGGGCGTGGGTCGGCTATCAGCTCTGGACGCAACTCCTGATCTGAATTGACGCCATTCGCATCATTCCGTGCCGCCGATCCTGCCCTTAACATGCAGCCCGGTTCGACGTCCCCCAACGCCGCGTCATGGAAGTCCGCATGAAGAAAAAGCGAAGCTGGCTCAAACGACTGCTGCTGGGCATTACCCTCCTGCTGGTGTTGATCGCCGTCGGCGTGGCGACCCTGGCGTACATGACCGGGCGGTCGCCGTCCTGGTACCGGACCAACGTCATGGACGACAAGACCATGACGCGCAACTACGACAGCGCGCTGGTGAAGCTCGGACTCATGCAGAACTGGGCCCAAGACCAGAGCAACTGGCCGCACCGCACCGCCCGTCCGCGTGTCGATACCGATCCCGCAACCGCACCGGCTAAAACTCAGTCGATCTCTCTCACCGAAGACGAGCTCAACGCCGTCCTCTGGAAAGAGCGGGAGAAGCTCCTGGAGCGTTATGGGCACGCGATCGCCGACCCGTATATCGCGATTCACGAAGGCCATATCGTGCTCGCCGTCACCCACAAAGGCACGGGGCGCGTGGTCAGCGTGCACGTGGCACCGAAGATCGACGAGCAGGGTCTGTTCATCCTTTCCGTGGACAGCCTGATGGCCGGTAGCATTCCGATTCCCAAGGCGCTCTGGTCCGGCTACACCGACAAAGTCAGTGGCGCCCTCAAGCCCGCGCTCGACGCCGTCCGTGACAACGCCGCCATCGAAACCGACGGCACCTGGAACCAGGCCGCGGTCGTTGCGGCGCGGTGCCGGCTGGTTCTGAGCTCCCTGAACGGAAAGTCTGACGACGCCGTCCTGTTTCTTCCGCCGGACCCCAAGAAGCTCGAGAACGGATATCCCGTCAAAATCACCCAGATCAAGATCGAAAACCAGACGATGTCGCTGGTCGTCATACCCCTGGACTTTGAAGAACAGCAGCGCCTCCTGCTGCGACTGCGTGCACCCATCGGCGAGTCACCTGCGGCCCCCATCGCCTCCAAGGCCGACCAACAGGGCAACAATGCCACGCCATGACACCAGGTCTTGATCCACACCAGGTCTTGATCGACCTCGGGTCTTCATCCACACGAGTGCCTCCTCGTTAACGTTTCGTAAAGCGATGGCATAGCTCGCGGTAAGATGCAGGATCACCACCCTGCAGCGGTCACCGTTTCTCGCGACGATTCGCGTGGAATTAGGGCCGATCGCGCCGCGTCGACCTGTATCGAGGCCACGAGCGATACGACGCACTCCCTAAAAGGAGCGTGTCGTGACGAGCCTTCCCGACTCCGCGGTACAACCTGCCGTACCCGGCGACCCTGGCGCCGCACCGCTCCCGGCTCTGCACACGCTTGCCTCGCGCCTGCCTCGATCGGCCACCAAAGCCACGCTTCTGGCGTTCGCGATCGCGCTCCCGCTGGTGTTCGCCAAGAGCATGGCCAAGGACGTCAACTCCGACGAACACCCGTATGTCGCTGCCGCAACCCTCTGGTCGCGCTACGGGCTGACGCCTTACCAGGACTTCCATTACAACCACCTTCCCACCCAACTGCTGATCCACGGCTTGCTCTACAAGCTGACCGATCATCTGCTACTGGCTTCCCGTGCGTTTTCCTGCCTCTGCGCCGCGGGTGTCGTGGCGACCTTGTTCCTGGCGGCGTTTACCGCTTTCGAGTCCCTCCACCACCGTCGCCGTTGGCTGCTCAGCGCCGCGGTCGCCGCGATCGCGCTGACCAATCCGCTCTTCACCCTCGCCACCGGACTGGCCTGGAACCATGACCTGCCGACCCTGCTGACGCTGCTGGCGTTCCTCGCCGCCTGTCGCGGCGTGCGGCCGGGCAACCCGATGTCGCCCCGCGCCGACAACGCCGGAAACGCCGGCTGGACGGCGCTCGCCGGCGTACTGGTGTCACTGGCGTTTACATCCCGGCTGACGTTCGGCCCGGCGGCCGCAATTCTCGCGCTGATGCTCCTTGTCGCGCCGGGCATGCAAATCCGCCGCCGAGCGGTCCTGCTGTCGGCGTTTCTTTCTGGCTGCCTGCTGGCCTGCCTGCCGACGATCTGGATCGTCGCCCAGTCACCGGCCAATGCCATCTGGGGCAACCTGCTGTTTCCCAAGCTCAACACCGCCTACCACGCCGACGACGGCGCCGGCCGCATCACCATCCCCGGCAAAATAGGCTTCCTGCTGCTCGATCTGCTGCAGCGGCCGGGCAATACGCTGCTGCTGATCGCCGTGTTCCGAACACTCCTTCCGCGGGTCCGCGCGTCCGCCGATGGCGCGCTGCCCGCCGAACAAACCGGCAACGTGCGACTCGGCACACTCGGCCGGTTCGCTCTCGGCCGGTTCGTCGCCTCGTGGGACGAGCGAACGCTCATCTTGCTGGCGGCCGGACTCTGGCTCGCCGGCTGCTTCCCGAGCCCCATCTTCCGACAATACCTCTACGCGCCGATGCCCTTGTTCCTCCTGCTGCTCGTGTTCGGCTGGAAGGCGGCACGCGACCAGACCCGGGCCGAGAACTGGATCCTCATCGTCGCCGCCGTCTCGGTCGCGATCGGCTGCTACCACTACGTCAGCATCTACCGGCTGGCGATGCCCAACAGCTGGGAACCGATGAAGTTCCACGCCGAGGGCGTCGCCATTCGCAACGCCGTCCTTCGCAACGCCGCCAATGGCAACGTCACCATTGCCGGCGCCACCACTCACAACGCCGCCCCGCACAGCGGCGTCCGTCCTAATCCCACCAGCCCCGGTCGAGTCCTGACGCTCGGCCCGGCGATCCCGTTGGAAGGCGGGCTCCACATTGATGTAACGCTCGCCACCGGGCCGTACGCCTACCGCGTCAACCCCTACCTCACGGACGCCCAGCGGTCCGCCCTGAAGCTGTCCGACCTCGACGACCTTAAACGGTCCGTCCAGACCGACCCGCCGGCGGCGATCCTCACGGGCTTCTCCAAAACACTCGAGGCCGACATCATCCAACTGGCACGCGACAACGGCTACGCCTCCCGCCGACTGCCCAGCGGAAGATTGCTCTGGCTCCGCTCCACAACGCCCATTCAACCCGCCACCCAACCCACCACCGCCCGACTTGCCGACCCGACCGGCCAGTAAACGACCCCAGCACAACTCCGCCAAACGAACCCGAGACCCCATGGCACGGCGTCCCGCCCGTGTTCCCAACACCTCGCCAAACGAACCCAGCGCGACATCGCCGAACGAACCCAAGCCCACGTCTCGCGACCGCCGTCCGTGACACGGCTTTCCAAGCCGTGCGAGTTGCGTCACACACCGATGGACGTACATCCTCAGCAGCCCACACACCCCGCCAAACGAACCCGGCCAGGATTGAACGCCAAGACGCCGAGCCGCCAAGCATTGCCTCGCCTCGGATGGCCTCCTTGGCCAGGCGGCGTCTTGGCGTTCATCACGCTTTTTACCAACCGGACGAAGAGCCAACCGCGGATTCCGCAGATGTCGCAGATTGCCTCCTCCTCATCTGCGTCATCTGTGAAATCTGCGGTTCATTGCCTTCTCTGGAGCAGACCACGGCGTTCATAGAGATCCGCCGAACGAACCCAGCGAGGACTGAACGCCAAGACGCCAAGCTGCCAAGCGTCGCCTCGCCTCGGATGGCTTCCTTGGCCACTCGGCGGCTCGGCGTTCATCACGTCTTTCCCCGAGCGGATGAAGAGCCAACCGCAGCTGTCGCAGATTGCCTTCTCCTCATCTGCGCAATCTGCGAAATCTGCGGTTCATCGGCTTTCTCCTTGTCCGCCTTGGCGGTCCTGCATGTCGCTGGCGAAAGCGAAACCCCTCGGTCCCGATCCCTCCGGATCGTCCGAGTGCGCGTGCGTCCCAACCAACGACCCCGGCGGGCCAACCGACCCGCCGACCAGACACGAAGCAAAGCGACGAGACACCCAACGAAACGCCGAGACACGAAACGACAAGACAGGACGCCACCCATGCACCCGGCGCGACACCCCGGCGGACGACGGATCACACCCGCGTCAACCAGGCCCCGAGTCCTGTCAGGCAACGCCAGCCAATGCCAGCGGATACCCGCCGACCCCGCAAAACGGTCCGGCCAGCAGCCGCTAAAATGTACGGTATATATTAGGTATTGAAGGTAGAATTGCAAGCAGAAAGCAGCGGCCACGCAGGCCGTGAGAGGGCGTGACCGTGGGTGGCCGTTGCTTCGGCCGGCGATGGTGGTGCAGGCTTTCAGCCTGCATCTCCGCAGCACACACCGTTCGTTCTACACCGCGCGGAAAAGTGACCATGCCCACGCGACATGGCCACACGAATCCGAAACCGCCTCATGCTACCGCTATCCGTGACACGGCTTGGAAAGCACAACTGTCCGGCAATTTACCAATTCCAGCGTGAGCCATGACCTGGCACATCCTCATTTCACCAGAGTCGCTCGGCTTTGCTTGCGATCGCGGCTGATGGCGCGCATGCGGCGGCGTCACCCTCAGATCAGGGTGTGCGGGAACGTCGTGGCTTCAGGCCAGCTTCTTGCGTGCCCGCAGCCGGGCCTGACGCGCTCGTTCCAGCGAACGCTCTCGCTCGCGTTTGGCGATCACCGCCATCGCCTCCTGGATCGACATCTGGCCCCGGGCCACGCGGCCCAGCGCCGCCAGGGCGTAGACGCTGACGCGGTAGCCGCTCTGCACGTACATCATCAGCACGGCGATCACCGCGATGTACAGCTGCGTGGTGATCCCATTGCGGCTGGTGCTCAGCAGGTGGTCCATTCCCGCCCAGGTCTTGAGCCACTTGAAAAACAGCTCGATCTGCCAGCGCAGCCGGTAAACGGCGCCGACGACGTGAGCCCCGACCGTCGCCGCGGGAAGATTGGTCAGCAGCCGCAGTGCCTGGGATTCGCCCGATCGGTCGGTGCTCTCGATGGTGATGCAGCGGAACAGGCCCGCCGGCGCGTCGCGGCCGGGAAGTCTCACCACTTCCTCGGCGATCACGCCCGCCTCGACGTCCGCCGCCGACGGCGGCAGGGTCTGGACCACCGTCATCGCCGGTTGGTTGGATTTGATACGAACGACAAAGTCGCTGCCCTTGTCCAGGACGGCGCCGAGGAAGCCGAACTCGACGAAGTTGCGGTCCACGACGTACAGCACGCCGGGCAGGAGGTCGGCGGCGAAGGCCGCGGCCTCCGAATGCCCGTCGTCGCCGCTGACGGTCAGCACGCGGGGAATCCAGTTGCCGGCGTCGAGCTGGACGTTGGCGCGGACCTGTCCCTGCACGCCGCCGTCGCGGTTCTTTTGGCGCATCGCCCAGGCCACATCGCACAGCGTGGTCATGTAAGTGCCGTCGGCGGCGATGATCTGCCGGGTGATCCCTTCGAGGCCGTCGGCGTCGCCGAGATTCGGGACACGTTGCTGCAGGTCGTCGATCAGCGGCACGAGCAGCTGAGGGTCGAACGCTGCAAGAGCGTCGGCGGTGGTCGAGCGTGCCAGCTTGTCGAGTCGCAGATCGCCCTGGAAGTCGCCGCAGTCTTCGATGCGTCGCAGCGATCGGGCCATGGGATCGAAGAACGACAGGAGCAGGCCTTTGACCAACTGGTCGCGGCCGAGGATGGTGTTGCCGTGAGCCGGCAGCGCCGCCAGACGATGGAGATGTTCGTCGAGGAGATTCCCGGAGCGGCGCACGGCCAGACGTCGGTCCGACGGCGTCGGTTGCTGCTGCGGGGATGGACGACGGACCGCCACGGGCGCGAACTATGCCACGCGGCATCAGAAAGCGCAAGAGCGAAATCTTGCGAATGTCACGGCGTCGAAATGCCGGACAGTTGTGCTTTCCAAGCCGTGAAAGGTGCGTCACACGCCAGCGACCGTTCATCCTCAACACGCAACCTGTGTCCCGGTGGAAGAGGATCTGGCGTCGGTTGCCACAACTGTAAACATGGAAGAACCCCCGGCGGCGATGGAACGCGCGGTGCGTGGCATGACGCAGCAGCTCCAGTCCGAACGGCCGCCGAGAAACTGCAATTTCAGCCCCATTCGCAAGAGTTAGTCGTTGACGTGATCTCCACAGCCTGCCAAGATCGCGCGCTTCAACCGCGCCCATCGGGAGATGGGCTCAATGCATCGAATATGTCGATCGTCACTGTTGTTGGGTGTTGGAATCATCGCGGTCGGATCCGCTTCGTCGGCATCCGCACAAGTCGTCATCAACGAGTTCGTCTACGATGACGGCGGTACCGACGATCGGGAGTTCGTCGAGCTGTTTAACCGGGGGACGTCGGCGCTCGACATCAGCGGCTGGAAAATCGGTGGACAGGACGTCGTTGGGACAAATACGACCTTTACCATCCCCGGGGCGATCGGCTCTGGAACGCATTTGATTCCCGCCAAGGGCTTTTTCGTCGTCGGCGCCAGTACCATCCCGAATCTGAATCTGGCGTTTTCACAGAGCAGTGGGACAACGATCTCGTCGTTCGAAAACGACGCTGAGACGCTCGAGTTGCGGAACAACGGCGTGCTCGTCGACGCCGTGCTGTTTGAGGCCAACAAAGGGACTGCCACGGCTACGATCGGTTTCGGCACGTTGCCGGCCGACGTCATTACCGCCGTCGGGGGCGGGATCTATGGCAATCACCAAACCAACGACCTCGCGACGGCGGGCCTGGCGACGTCCTCCCTCAGCCGGTTTGTCGACGGCGTGACCAGGAGCAGCAACGGGCGTGACTTCGGCTTGCGAACGGCGACGCCGGGAGCGTCCAACACGACTGCCGGTATCACGACTTTCTACAATGCCCCCAACGTCGATTCGATTGCCAACGACGCCGAAGTCACAGGGTTCGCCTATTCGTTCTCGGCGCCCAAGGCGATTACGCCGGGAACCATCAGCGCCTTCAACCCCAACGTAATCGCCGCCCCTCCGACGGGCACCAAGGCGATCGTCGCGTGGGATAGCACGGGCGGCGGCAACGGGGTCGCTCTTTCTCAGACGATGAAGGGTCAGGGGGGCTTCAAGATCAGCGCCTTCTTCGACACGACGCCGTTGCCCGTCAGTACCAACACGACAGGCACGCCGTTTCGCGGGTCGGAGATCACACAGTACGGCGTCATGGGGTCGGCCGATGCACTGACGAACCTGACAGACGTCTCGGGGCAGGTCGGCGTTGGGACGGGTCTTTCCGCCAATGGCGCCACCGGCGTCCTCTGGCTCTACGAGAAGGTCGGGCCTGCCGTCGCCGGGGGAGCGATTTCCGAGAAACTGATCCTCGTCGACGCCAAGAACGGCGGCAACAGCAACTCGGCGACGACCTCGACCGAGTTTCCGTTCACATGGACCGTGCTTGCGACAGTCGACGTGAGCGGCTTGCCGTCGGGGTGGTACGACCTGGGGATTACGGTAAACCCCGATGGCAGTGGATCGGCCGTCTTCAACGACCAGACGTTCACTTTTACGACCGACGCCAATCTCGACGGTACGTTCTATGTCGGCTATCGCGAGAACACGCAATCCGGCTCCATTGCGGTGCCCAGCTACGTTCGCCCGCCGACCTGGGCAACTGTCCCTGAACCGGCCAGCCTGTCGGCGCTGGGTGTTCTAGGATTGCTCCTGGGTCGGCGTACCCGCCGACGCGCACGGACGTCGTGAATCGAGGCAAGAGAAGGCTGCCATAGATGTTTCGGGAGGATGAATGGGACATCGACCTGTCCCGTTTTCCTGTCCCCATTGATGGGACCATGTTAGAATCCCTGGCGGTGATGGAGCGCGTGGCATGACGCGATACGCAGGCGGGAGAGCGGACGAGGGTCAGAAATAGAGACTACTTGCCGACGCTCGGATGCTGGGGGCAACGCGATCCCGCAGGATACGCAGATGGAACAACCCTTTACCTGGCCTACACGTCGAATCCGACCGCGTTCACCGATCCCTTTGGCACAGAGAGTTGGACGGAGCTTGTTGCGTCTCAAAAATGGGGGCGAGAGTATGCAATGGGTAAGCTGACGGTCCATGACGGACAAGATCAAACGGGCGAAATCATAATCGACAACGCCGACGAAGTAGTAAAGAATCCTGATGTCGGACTGCATAGGCGCGGGATGATATTTATGGCGCGATGGAAGCCACCCAAAGGCGGAGATTGGTCCAATAAAGACGAAACCTGTAAGCCCTGCGAGAAGGTGGTATTCATACAAAAGATTCGTTGGGGAGGAGGCGACTGGCAATGGGACTGGGGTGACGACGACTATAGTCAGCATGGCGGGAAGTCGCGGAATCCGCTCACGGGATCTGACTTTGCACAAGTGTATGATGAACCAAACATTGCAGCGATTAGCTTGCTAGAATACTATTTCAGAGGTATGAGATTTTCTGCAATTACACATGCTAAGTGTGTCAAGGGGCGCGATATGGGAGTAATTTACGCGGAGATTCGATGGGGATTCTCTGTGGACGCGAAAGGCGGATTGAAGTTGTCAGATATCTATATAGGGGGCGAAGATCGTTCGGACACGAGAGAGATCCCGAAATAGCGGAGACAGCAATGGGCGTTCCCCTAGCATATTCGAACGAAAAGCGAAGAACGAAGCCGCTGAGCTGTTTGTCATGGATGCTAATATCTGTCTTATTTCTCCTGGCGTTATGCATATTGTTCGTTCCCCGCTATTTCAACTCTTCAAATACTGAAGAGAAGAAGCACGCCGTGGCGAACCTTTTCTTACGCCGGTGTGCTAATGCCATCGAGCGATTTCGAGTTGACGTTGGGCGATATCCAAACGAAGACGAAGGGCTATCGTCGCTGGTTGCTGCCCCGGCCGCAATTTCTTCACGCTGGCGTGGGCCGTATTTGGACGAATTGCCTCGAGATCCATGGAGCGGATGCTATTCCTATAGAACGTCGCATAACGATGGAAGGATTTCAATTGTTTCCTATGGAGAAGACGGCGTACCATCTGCCGATGATCTAAAGTTCTTCGGGCCGTCACCGTAGGGTACAAGTATCAGGTCAAACCGTAGTCCGCAAAAATACAACAGGTGCTTCAGCACCTTTTTTGCCGCACGATGGCGAGTGATGCTATAATTGCTCATAGGACACGATTGCGTTAACTGAAGATGAGTTCCCCGCGATTCCGAGGAGGATGCCCGTGGACGCGGATGGGCCTCGAATTCGAAGCCTCGATGTCTTCTTGGCGGACATGCTCACCGATCTGCGATGGGCGCAGTGTACATTGCGGGTCAGGCATCACGTCCGGCAGCATATAGTCGATTCCGATCACCGGGCACAGGCAGCTGCCCCGACAACGGAACATCCGGCAGCCCCGACGACCGGCTCAGCCGGGTGAAATCGCTCAAAGACGGTTCGACCGTGCTGGCGAGTTACACGTACCTGGGACTGTCATGATCATCCGTATCGACTATCCGCAGCCCGACGCCCGCCTGGACCTTTGGGGCGGCGTCAGCGGCACTTTCGCCGGACTGGACCGGTTCAACCGGATCATTGACCAGCGCTGGCAGAACGCGGTCGGCACGACGCCGGCGGACATCGACCGCTACAAGTACGGCTACGACCGGGACAGCAATCGCACCTGGAAGCAGAATACGGTGGGATCGACGCTGGACGAGTATTACACTTACGACCAGCTCAACCGATTGGCCACGATGGACCGAGGCACGTTGACAGGTTCGCCGCCCAGCGGGATCACCGGCACGCCGGTGAAGGAGCAGGACTGGACGCTGGATCCGACAGGCAACTGGCGTGGTTACGTCACCAAAGCCAGCGGCACGACGGACCTGAACCAGGCGAGAGCGAGCAACACGGTCAACCAGATCACCGGCATCACCGAGACGACGGGGCCGAGCTGGATCGACCCGGCGTACGACGCCGCGGGGAACACGACGACGTTCCCGCAGCCGACGCCGACGAGCAGCTTCACCGCGACCTACGACGCCTGGAACCGGCTGAAGGACGTGAACGACGGAGCGAACGCGGTGGCGAAGTACGATTACGAAGCCCGAAACCGCCGGATCGTGAATAAGAGCTACACCGGCGGGACGCTGACCGAGACCCGCCACGCCTACTACACCACTAACTGGCAGAACATCGAGGAGCGGGTCGGAAGCAACACCACCGCCGACACGCAACACGTCTGGGGCATCCGTTACATCGACGAACTGGTCTGCCGGGACGATGCAACGCCGGCCCGCATCTACGCATGCCAGGACGCCAACTTTAACCTCACCGCCCTCATCAGCACCGCCGGCTCGGTCCTGCAACGCTTCGTCTACGAACCCTACGGCATCGACTCCGTCCGCGCTGCCAACTGGAGCACGACCACCGACGCCTACAACTGGACCGTCAGGTTCCAGAGTGGACGCGTCGACAACGGCACTGGGCTCTACTATTTCAGGAATAGAGACTATGTGTCCACATTGGGACGTTGGGGGCAGAGAGACTCTGGAGAATACATTGATGGATGCAACCTCTTCGCATTTGTTGAAAGCAATCCAGTCAATATGACTGACCCAGAGGGGTTACAGACGACGGCGAAAAATGCCGAAACGGCAAATGATGCCAAACCAGCGACACGACCTACGACATCGCCCGCAACGTCACCCGCAACACGACCTTCAACAAAGCCATCGACAAAGCCGGTGACCGATCCCCATAAGATTGCTCCGCGACCAAGGTTTATTAGAAAACTGAAATTCGAAGGGGGAAAGATAAGGGGACATCACTCTTTTTCATTCTTGTCCGCGCACTGTCCTTGCCCCGCCGTTCCTCGCGTTACTCCCTCCCAAATTTCTCGATCGCCCAGTTCTTAAACGCACCCTGCACGTTCTTCCCTTCGCCGGGGAATCCGCCGTGCTGGACCATCCAACGATAAGGGGACATCACTCTTTTTCATTCTTGTCCGCGCACTGTCCTTGCCCCGCCGTTCCTCGCGTTACTCCCTCCCAAATTTCTCGATCGCCCAGTTCTTAAACGCACCCTGCACGTTCTTCCCTTCGCCGGGGAATCCGCCGTGCTGGACCATCCAGATGATGGCGATTCCCCTGGCGGGGCGGATTTCCATGTTGGTGGCGTGGGCCCCGCCGTGCCCGAACGTGTCGGGGCCGACGGCGAAGCCCAGGCCGTAGCTTTCCTTGACGGTGGTCGGCGTCTGACGCTTGGAGATCTCGTCGATCGCGGCTTCGCTGAGGTACCGCTTGCCGTCGAGCTGACCGCGGTTCAGCAGCATGCGGCAGAACGCCGCGGTGTCGGCGGCGGTCGAAAACAGGCCGCCGGCCGGCATGGGGAATCGGCGGGTGCGGTCGGTCAGCGGGTAGATTAACTGGCTGATGGGGAACGGCGACAGGTTCGTCCTGGCCGCGTCCGGCCGGTACGACGTGGCGATGCGGGCGGCCTGCTCTTCGTTCGGCCAGAAGGTGGTGTCTTTCATGCCCAGCGGCGTGAACAGCCGTTGCTGCATGAAGTCCTCGTACTTCGTGCCGGAGACGACTTCGAGAATGCGGGCGGCGGTGTTGATGCCGGCGTTGGAATACTTGTACGCCGTGCCCGGCTCGGTCTCGAGCGGCGTCATCGCATAGGTGCGGACGGCCGCCGCCAGGGGAAGTGCGTCGAGCGT is part of the Humisphaera borealis genome and encodes:
- a CDS encoding RHS repeat-associated core domain-containing protein — its product is MIIRIDYPQPDARLDLWGGVSGTFAGLDRFNRIIDQRWQNAVGTTPADIDRYKYGYDRDSNRTWKQNTVGSTLDEYYTYDQLNRLATMDRGTLTGSPPSGITGTPVKEQDWTLDPTGNWRGYVTKASGTTDLNQARASNTVNQITGITETTGPSWIDPAYDAAGNTTTFPQPTPTSSFTATYDAWNRLKDVNDGANAVAKYDYEARNRRIVNKSYTGGTLTETRHAYYTTNWQNIEERVGSNTTADTQHVWGIRYIDELVCRDDATPARIYACQDANFNLTALISTAGSVLQRFVYEPYGIDSVRAANWSTTTDAYNWTVRFQSGRVDNGTGLYYFRNRDYVSTLGRWGQRDSGEYIDGCNLFAFVESNPVNMTDPEGLQTTAKNAETANDAKPATRPTTSPATSPATRPSTKPSTKPVTDPHKIAPRPRFIRKLKFEGGKIRGHHSFSFLSAHCPCPAVPRVTPSQISRSPSS
- a CDS encoding serine hydrolase domain-containing protein is translated as MINRTPMIRPTPIIPTRYCIAALLLLLACAGRLCAEAPATSSAVLQPYVDKHQLAGAVAMVIDKDKVLSVEAVGHADIAAGRPMKPDAMFWIASQSKPMTSVAVMMLVDEGKIALNDPVEKYLPEFKGQMVVAERDKDHLLLRKPAHPITVREVLSHMSGLPFKSAAEEPTLDALPLAAAVRTYAMTPLETEPGTAYKYSNAGINTAARILEVVSGTKYEDFMQQRLFTPLGMKDTTFWPNEEQAARIATSYRPDAARTNLSPFPISQLIYPLTDRTRRFPMPAGGLFSTAADTAAFCRMLLNRGQLDGKRYLSEAAIDEISKRQTPTTVKESYGLGFAVGPDTFGHGGAHATNMEIRPARGIAIIWMVQHGGFPGEGKNVQGAFKNWAIEKFGRE